One genomic window of uncultured delta proteobacterium includes the following:
- a CDS encoding hypothetical protein (Evidence 5 : No homology to any previously reported sequences), whose protein sequence is MTSTTTFEASGAAGPLVYIPMAHPGERAVITAKAGHDLYFAFFPAVVTSARAGNDLVFAVEGGGIVVVRGFFAVYRDSFPKLLLPDGTAVAAEDFFEGSTFDLHTAAGPVSSDAGGGHGAWAYRDDAGSLLTGVSRLGHAGSAGGGVSRFADGSLDASLGAASGDMPGVLGGRESFAAMAAVSSRPDTPGASDAANQTPGGPPAGPGEAEAGENSGGASPGGGEGGTGDMSGSEAGSGTETDRPDETGDGTGGAAGNGKETGREDGAGEEGDPGNAGGAEAGNGAGEDAGSENDAGDTGGVSGGFESVPDGSTGVVPIADGRLTVQAVTIRIMGGVAEVASTDARLSVDENGLLGVASEQSWGDADTLDAWEGLVITCGDGGGTSRMDIDYTVATWDGSVYYQLYDADGNLMGWPVQVDLPCHAPGTEGTLSIIPPAGYEDFASVMLYANGACRIAFSGIETTFIAGESAVETAAGADAAAGLNATAGGPENTGLSEDADSAGQAEDAGADFFGWDEAIPFYTGLMDCMMDPVMLDASGLPPYDPFGLSGHAAGFSLEGFPDLENDVLTLVTSRDGAVVTQKIDIHFVDDTAPGTGSAIQPLMAAAGSGHPEMEGDCGLQEQVLNEILIKTTTC, encoded by the coding sequence ATGACTTCCACAACCACGTTCGAGGCCTCCGGCGCGGCCGGGCCTCTTGTTTACATTCCCATGGCGCATCCGGGCGAGAGGGCGGTTATCACCGCCAAGGCCGGTCACGACCTGTATTTCGCCTTTTTTCCCGCCGTCGTCACCTCGGCGCGCGCCGGAAATGACCTCGTTTTTGCCGTTGAGGGCGGCGGCATCGTTGTGGTGCGGGGTTTTTTCGCGGTGTACAGAGACTCCTTTCCCAAGCTGCTGTTGCCCGACGGCACGGCGGTGGCGGCCGAGGATTTTTTCGAAGGCAGCACCTTTGACCTGCACACCGCGGCGGGCCCTGTCTCTTCAGACGCCGGCGGAGGCCACGGCGCATGGGCCTACCGGGATGACGCCGGTTCCCTGCTGACCGGCGTCTCCAGGCTGGGCCATGCAGGCTCCGCCGGAGGCGGCGTCTCCCGGTTCGCGGACGGGAGCCTTGACGCAAGCCTCGGCGCGGCGTCTGGTGATATGCCGGGCGTTTTGGGCGGCCGGGAATCCTTTGCGGCCATGGCTGCCGTTTCGTCCCGGCCGGATACGCCCGGCGCGAGCGATGCCGCGAACCAGACGCCCGGCGGCCCCCCCGCCGGTCCGGGCGAAGCGGAGGCCGGGGAAAACTCCGGCGGCGCTTCCCCTGGCGGGGGCGAGGGCGGCACCGGCGACATGAGCGGATCCGAGGCCGGGAGCGGGACGGAAACAGACCGGCCCGACGAGACAGGTGACGGAACCGGCGGCGCAGCCGGGAACGGGAAGGAAACAGGCCGAGAAGACGGGGCGGGAGAAGAGGGCGACCCCGGCAATGCGGGCGGAGCCGAGGCCGGGAACGGAGCGGGAGAAGACGCCGGGAGCGAAAACGACGCCGGCGACACGGGCGGCGTCAGCGGGGGATTTGAATCCGTGCCGGACGGCAGCACCGGCGTTGTGCCGATTGCCGACGGCAGGCTGACCGTGCAGGCGGTCACCATCAGGATCATGGGCGGCGTGGCGGAAGTGGCTTCGACCGACGCCAGGCTCTCCGTCGACGAAAACGGGCTGCTCGGCGTCGCGAGCGAGCAATCCTGGGGGGACGCCGATACCCTTGACGCCTGGGAAGGGCTCGTCATCACGTGCGGCGACGGCGGCGGCACGAGCCGGATGGACATCGACTATACGGTCGCCACCTGGGACGGCAGCGTGTACTACCAGCTCTATGATGCGGACGGCAACCTCATGGGCTGGCCGGTGCAGGTCGATTTGCCGTGCCATGCGCCGGGAACCGAGGGGACGCTCAGCATCATCCCGCCCGCCGGGTACGAGGATTTCGCCAGCGTGATGCTGTACGCCAACGGAGCGTGCCGGATAGCGTTCAGCGGCATTGAAACGACCTTCATCGCCGGGGAAAGCGCGGTGGAAACCGCTGCCGGAGCGGACGCGGCCGCCGGGCTGAACGCCACGGCGGGCGGCCCGGAGAACACCGGCCTTTCCGAAGACGCGGACAGCGCCGGCCAGGCCGAAGACGCCGGAGCGGACTTTTTCGGTTGGGATGAAGCCATCCCGTTTTACACCGGCCTCATGGATTGCATGATGGACCCCGTCATGCTGGACGCCAGCGGTCTGCCGCCTTACGATCCGTTCGGCCTGAGCGGGCATGCCGCCGGTTTTTCTCTTGAGGGGTTCCCCGACCTGGAAAACGACGTGTTGACCCTGGTGACGAGCAGGGATGGCGCGGTGGTCACGCAAAAGATAGATATCCATTTCGTGGATGATACGGCGCCGGGCACGGGCAGCGCCATACAGCCCCTTATGGCCGCCGCCGGGTCCGGGCATCCGGAAATGGAGGGCGATTGCGGTTTGCAGGAGCAGGTCTTAAACGAAATACTCATTAAAACAACGACATGCTGA
- a CDS encoding TRAP dicarboxylate transporter, DctM subunit, with amino-acid sequence MELTALITILLILAVLLGSGLWIGPTLFITGWIALTLFTDLPVLRILGSVVWNNVNSSSLMALPLFIMMGEFLVRSRISDDLFEGLTPWVAKLPGGLLHVNVIASALFAAITGSVNATTATVGKITIPEFRKRGYDESLSIGSLASSGTLGILIPPSVPMLIYGVAANVSIGKLFIAGIVPGIILMFCFCLYLGVMAVIRHENRITENFTWGDRLRRSPKIVPVIVLIAFVLGSIYAGWATPTEAAAIGVLGSMILGVGSGCMTFKIFTECLVGTVKTNCMVMLILIGASFFSVSLGFLGLPKWISATLVSYGASKFEVILLITCVYLFLGCLIDGYSMIVMTVPMFLPLMEAYNMDPIWYGIFVILLVQVANITPPVGFNLFLVTGLAHRSIGFISKAVLPFIGIIGLFVALITIFPEIVLFLPGMMGR; translated from the coding sequence ATGGAACTGACCGCGCTGATTACCATTCTCCTGATTCTGGCCGTTCTTCTGGGGTCCGGCCTGTGGATCGGGCCCACCCTGTTCATTACCGGCTGGATCGCCCTGACGCTGTTCACGGATCTTCCGGTTCTGCGCATCCTCGGCAGCGTCGTCTGGAACAACGTCAACAGCTCAAGCCTCATGGCGCTGCCGTTGTTTATCATGATGGGGGAATTTCTCGTCCGTTCGCGGATTTCGGATGATCTCTTCGAAGGACTTACCCCGTGGGTGGCCAAACTCCCCGGCGGCCTGCTGCACGTCAACGTTATTGCGAGCGCCCTGTTTGCCGCCATCACCGGTTCCGTGAACGCCACGACCGCAACGGTCGGCAAAATCACCATCCCTGAATTCCGCAAGCGCGGCTATGACGAATCCCTGTCCATCGGCAGCCTGGCAAGTTCGGGGACCCTCGGCATCCTGATCCCGCCGAGCGTGCCCATGCTGATCTACGGCGTGGCGGCCAACGTTTCCATCGGCAAACTTTTCATCGCCGGCATCGTGCCCGGCATCATTTTGATGTTCTGCTTTTGCCTCTATCTGGGCGTCATGGCCGTGATCCGGCACGAAAACAGGATTACGGAAAATTTCACTTGGGGCGACCGGCTCCGGCGTTCTCCCAAGATCGTGCCCGTTATCGTGCTGATCGCCTTTGTGCTCGGCAGCATTTACGCGGGCTGGGCCACCCCGACCGAGGCGGCGGCCATCGGCGTCCTGGGTTCCATGATCCTCGGCGTCGGCTCGGGCTGTATGACTTTCAAGATCTTTACGGAATGCCTCGTCGGCACCGTGAAAACCAACTGCATGGTTATGCTGATTTTGATCGGCGCGTCCTTTTTCTCCGTTTCCCTGGGGTTTCTGGGGCTGCCCAAGTGGATCAGCGCGACCCTGGTTTCCTACGGCGCGAGCAAGTTTGAAGTTATTTTACTGATTACCTGCGTCTATCTGTTCCTGGGCTGCCTGATCGACGGGTATTCCATGATCGTCATGACCGTGCCCATGTTCCTGCCGCTGATGGAAGCGTACAACATGGATCCCATCTGGTACGGCATTTTCGTCATCCTGCTGGTGCAGGTCGCCAACATAACGCCGCCGGTCGGGTTCAACCTTTTTCTCGTCACGGGGCTCGCCCACAGGAGCATCGGGTTCATATCCAAAGCCGTGCTGCCGTTTATCGGCATCATCGGCCTGTTTGTGGCCCTGATTACGATTTTCCCGGAGATCGTCCTGTTCCTGCCCGGCATGATGGGGCGGTAA
- a CDS encoding putative Tripartite ATP-independent periplasmic transporter DctQ component (Evidence 3 : Function proposed based on presence of conserved amino acid motif, structural feature or limited homology), with amino-acid sequence MFHAAEGWTKRSPLRAVDAPSQQPHRGFIVEKIIAAIGRMNGMLGWLSGFCIASASFLIITEIFGRAFFGQSLQITDEYTGYLMAVSSFLGLGYVEKVQGHIRMDLITLLRSRFPRVIASFRVLAYGLAIAFAGYLTFVGWKLFYQSYVYGSKSMQISETPLVIPQIFIPLGAAALFLQYCCNLYKFCSGRTEQ; translated from the coding sequence TTGTTTCACGCAGCGGAGGGGTGGACAAAACGTTCACCCCTCCGCGCGGTAGATGCGCCGTCGCAACAACCTCACCGGGGTTTTATTGTGGAAAAAATCATTGCCGCCATCGGGCGGATGAACGGGATGCTGGGCTGGTTGTCCGGCTTTTGCATCGCCTCGGCGTCCTTTCTCATCATTACCGAAATTTTCGGCCGGGCCTTCTTCGGGCAAAGCCTGCAAATTACCGACGAATACACGGGCTACCTGATGGCCGTCAGCAGCTTTCTCGGGCTCGGGTATGTTGAAAAGGTGCAGGGGCATATCCGCATGGACCTGATTACCCTGCTGCGGAGCAGGTTCCCGAGAGTCATCGCTTCGTTCCGCGTTCTGGCTTACGGTCTTGCGATCGCCTTCGCGGGGTACCTGACCTTTGTGGGCTGGAAGCTGTTTTATCAGTCCTATGTGTACGGCTCCAAATCCATGCAGATTTCCGAAACGCCGCTCGTCATTCCCCAGATATTCATCCCCCTCGGCGCCGCGGCGCTTTTTCTGCAGTATTGCTGTAACTTGTACAAATTTTGTTCCGGCCGGACGGAGCAGTAG
- a CDS encoding putative Extracellular solute-binding protein, family 7 (Evidence 3 : Function proposed based on presence of conserved amino acid motif, structural feature or limited homology), whose amino-acid sequence MIRKASVLLAIAAVLCFTSIASAKTTLTALSVWNKENYQVRGLEMMAKRVAELTKGEVTLRVEFGGSLGYKGAELLKAVGDGQLDMAEMVASNVAGDAPVFGLRTLPMMISDWDEVALFDKMAKPYYDAAAAKINQRVLVISPWPFGGLWANKKVETIGDMKDLKIRSYDRNGALFASAVGAKGLNVPYAEAYTGLATGLIDSVVTSSISVREGKFYEVCKFHMPIRFATATSVTTINENSWKKLTADQQKALETAAAECQAFLWEEVKKVVAANDQFCYENGVTLVPVSEAFHAELVKASESVAADWLEKNKNATDAVELYHKFMEAKKRK is encoded by the coding sequence GTGATTCGTAAAGCATCCGTTCTGCTGGCGATTGCCGCCGTGCTCTGCTTCACCTCGATTGCGTCCGCCAAAACGACGCTGACGGCCCTGTCCGTCTGGAACAAGGAAAACTACCAGGTTCGCGGGCTGGAAATGATGGCCAAACGCGTGGCCGAACTGACGAAGGGCGAGGTGACCCTGCGCGTGGAATTCGGCGGGAGCCTTGGCTACAAGGGCGCGGAACTGCTGAAAGCCGTGGGCGACGGGCAGCTCGACATGGCGGAAATGGTGGCGTCCAACGTGGCCGGGGATGCCCCTGTTTTCGGCCTGCGCACCCTTCCCATGATGATTTCCGACTGGGACGAAGTCGCCCTGTTCGACAAAATGGCCAAACCGTATTATGACGCCGCCGCCGCCAAGATCAACCAGCGCGTGCTCGTTATCTCCCCCTGGCCGTTCGGCGGGCTGTGGGCCAACAAAAAGGTCGAAACCATCGGGGACATGAAAGATCTCAAGATCCGCTCCTATGACAGAAACGGCGCGCTGTTCGCCTCCGCCGTGGGCGCCAAGGGCCTGAACGTCCCTTACGCGGAAGCCTATACCGGCCTTGCGACGGGCCTTATCGACTCGGTGGTGACGTCCTCCATTTCCGTGCGCGAAGGCAAATTCTACGAAGTGTGCAAGTTCCACATGCCGATCCGCTTCGCCACCGCCACGAGCGTGACCACCATCAACGAAAATTCCTGGAAAAAACTGACCGCCGACCAGCAGAAAGCCCTGGAAACCGCCGCCGCGGAATGCCAGGCCTTCCTCTGGGAGGAGGTGAAAAAGGTCGTGGCGGCCAACGACCAATTCTGCTATGAGAACGGCGTCACGCTTGTGCCGGTTTCCGAAGCGTTCCACGCCGAGCTTGTGAAGGCGTCCGAATCCGTTGCCGCCGACTGGCTGGAAAAGAACAAGAACGCCACGGACGCCGTGGAACTGTATCACAAGTTCATGGAAGCCAAGAAACGGAAATAA
- a CDS encoding conserved membrane hypothetical protein (Evidence 4 : Homologs of previously reported genes of unknown function), giving the protein MSEIKSSLCILASGVLWGMLPLFIKFFAGQGFSPEQIVFTRMVFSTVLLVTWLGFFRPSLLRIRFSDSWCFVGTGIVSIMLFSYCYFRTVETANIALAALLLYTSPIFILFFSILFFRERMTKRKFLAVACTFAGCACITGVFSHGAPTVPWPVIAIGLGAGLFYSLYTIFGKYALLRYDSVTVTAHSFIFATVGTAFLIPLPETFARFTDPAVFLAACGMAVFSSLGAFGLYTLGLQGIAPSKAGVLVTVEPVVATLVGILVFHERAGIATAAGMALIISATILLGKTEKG; this is encoded by the coding sequence ATGTCCGAAATAAAATCAAGCCTCTGCATTCTCGCCTCCGGCGTCCTCTGGGGGATGCTGCCCCTGTTCATCAAATTCTTCGCCGGGCAAGGCTTTAGCCCGGAGCAGATCGTCTTCACCCGCATGGTGTTTTCCACTGTCCTGCTCGTGACGTGGCTGGGCTTTTTCCGCCCTTCCCTGCTGCGTATCCGGTTCAGCGACTCCTGGTGCTTCGTCGGGACGGGCATCGTCAGCATCATGCTGTTCAGCTACTGCTACTTCCGCACGGTTGAAACCGCCAATATCGCTCTGGCCGCCCTGCTCCTCTATACCTCCCCGATTTTCATTCTTTTTTTCTCCATCCTGTTTTTCCGGGAGCGCATGACGAAACGGAAATTTCTGGCTGTCGCCTGCACTTTCGCGGGGTGCGCCTGCATCACGGGCGTATTTTCCCACGGCGCCCCGACCGTGCCCTGGCCGGTGATCGCCATAGGGCTCGGCGCCGGGTTGTTCTATTCCCTGTACACGATCTTCGGCAAATACGCCCTCCTGCGGTACGATTCCGTGACTGTGACCGCGCACTCCTTCATCTTCGCCACGGTCGGCACGGCGTTCCTTATTCCGTTGCCGGAAACCTTCGCCCGCTTTACCGACCCCGCCGTTTTTCTCGCGGCCTGCGGCATGGCCGTTTTCTCCTCTCTCGGGGCCTTCGGCCTGTACACCCTGGGGCTGCAGGGCATCGCCCCCAGCAAGGCCGGGGTGCTCGTCACCGTGGAACCCGTGGTCGCGACCCTCGTCGGCATCCTTGTCTTTCACGAGCGGGCGGGCATCGCCACCGCGGCCGGGATGGCGCTGATCATCAGCGCGACGATACTTCTCGGGAAAACGGAAAAGGGCTGA
- a CDS encoding conserved exported hypothetical protein (Evidence 4 : Homologs of previously reported genes of unknown function): MQKLFVTAVLTAVLVCAGTASAATVKIGLMAPITGAFASEGQDTKKILDLMVEEVNKSGGINGATVELIVEDDGSTPRSAATAASRLVAANVPAVIGTYGSAVTEASQDIYDEAGVVQIGTGSTSIRLTAKGMKRFFRTCPRDDEQGRVGVATLKRFGYAKVAILHDNSAYAKGLADEIKQGIEKEKSATILFFDALVPGERDYSAILTKLKGLNPDAVFFTGYYPEAGLLLRQMAEMKWSVPMIGGDATNNTDLIAIAGAAATGYRFISPPMPGDIDNAMAKSFLAAYQAKYNSQPSSIWSVAAGDAFNVIVAAIKAKGADSAAIADYLHNGMKDGLDSLTGKIAFDDKGDRIGDLYRLYEVSADGRFVLQPKQ, encoded by the coding sequence ATGCAAAAACTGTTTGTCACCGCTGTCTTGACAGCCGTCCTTGTGTGCGCCGGCACCGCCTCGGCCGCCACCGTGAAAATTGGGCTCATGGCTCCCATCACCGGCGCGTTCGCCAGCGAAGGGCAGGATACGAAAAAAATCCTCGACCTCATGGTCGAAGAGGTGAACAAGTCCGGCGGCATCAACGGCGCGACCGTCGAGCTCATCGTGGAAGACGACGGCTCCACCCCCCGCTCCGCGGCGACGGCGGCCAGCCGCCTGGTCGCGGCCAACGTCCCCGCCGTCATCGGCACCTACGGCTCCGCCGTGACGGAAGCCTCCCAGGATATTTACGATGAGGCGGGCGTCGTGCAGATCGGCACGGGTTCCACCTCCATCCGCCTGACCGCCAAGGGGATGAAGCGCTTTTTCCGCACCTGCCCGCGCGACGACGAACAGGGCCGCGTGGGCGTTGCCACCCTGAAGCGGTTCGGCTACGCCAAGGTCGCCATCCTGCATGACAACTCCGCCTATGCCAAAGGACTGGCCGACGAAATCAAGCAGGGAATCGAAAAGGAAAAGAGCGCCACGATCCTGTTTTTCGACGCTCTCGTCCCCGGCGAGCGCGATTACTCCGCCATTTTGACCAAGCTGAAAGGGCTGAACCCGGACGCCGTGTTCTTCACCGGCTATTATCCCGAAGCGGGCCTTCTTCTGCGCCAGATGGCGGAAATGAAGTGGTCCGTGCCCATGATCGGCGGCGACGCCACCAACAACACGGACCTGATCGCCATTGCCGGGGCGGCGGCCACGGGCTACCGCTTCATCTCGCCCCCCATGCCCGGCGATATCGACAACGCGATGGCCAAGAGCTTTCTCGCGGCCTACCAGGCCAAGTACAACAGCCAGCCCAGTTCCATCTGGTCCGTGGCGGCGGGCGACGCCTTCAACGTGATCGTCGCGGCGATAAAGGCCAAAGGCGCGGATTCCGCCGCCATTGCCGACTATCTGCACAACGGCATGAAAGACGGGCTCGACAGCCTGACCGGCAAAATCGCCTTTGACGATAAAGGGGACCGTATCGGCGACCTGTACCGCCTCTACGAGGTAAGCGCTGACGGCCGCTTTGTGCTCCAGCCCAAACAATAG
- the livH gene encoding leucine/isoleucine/valine transporter subunit; membrane component of ABC superfamily (Evidence 2a : Function of homologous gene experimentally demonstrated in an other organism; PubMedId : 14702302, 2195019, 3009409; Product type t : transporter), which produces MEEFFKQLTNGLAVGGIYALIALGYTMVYGILRLINFAHGDLFTLGAYLGFTLLVSLGLQDAMSGLAVAGVLIVMAMGLVALVGYLLERVAYRPLRRSNRLAAVVSALGASIFFSNAIMLVWGARVKVYPSGILPDATVSILGVDIMLTRVVLFCCAVVLMLLLFWFINRTRVGTAIRAVAIDQDAARLMGINVNNIISLVFLIGPALGGAAGVMVGLYYGQISHDMGFGFGLKAFTAAILGGIGNIPGAMLGGILLGVIEAMGATYISMAWKDAVAFGVLILILIVRPTGLLGERVADKI; this is translated from the coding sequence ATGGAAGAATTTTTCAAACAATTGACCAACGGCCTGGCGGTCGGGGGCATTTACGCCCTGATCGCGCTCGGCTACACCATGGTGTACGGCATTCTGCGCCTGATAAACTTCGCCCATGGCGATCTGTTCACGCTCGGCGCATACCTCGGCTTCACCCTGCTCGTCTCCCTGGGCCTGCAGGACGCCATGAGCGGGCTTGCCGTGGCCGGGGTTCTTATCGTCATGGCCATGGGGCTTGTCGCGCTTGTCGGGTATCTGCTCGAGCGCGTCGCCTACAGGCCGCTGCGGCGCTCCAACCGTCTGGCGGCCGTGGTTTCCGCCCTGGGGGCCTCCATTTTCTTTTCCAACGCCATCATGCTGGTCTGGGGCGCGCGGGTCAAAGTCTACCCCAGCGGTATCCTGCCCGACGCGACGGTTTCCATCCTCGGCGTGGACATCATGCTCACCCGGGTCGTCCTGTTCTGCTGCGCGGTGGTGCTGATGCTCCTGCTCTTCTGGTTCATCAACCGGACCCGCGTGGGCACGGCCATCCGGGCGGTGGCCATCGACCAGGACGCGGCCCGGCTCATGGGCATCAACGTGAACAACATCATCTCCCTGGTCTTCCTCATCGGCCCGGCCCTCGGCGGCGCGGCCGGGGTCATGGTGGGCCTGTATTACGGCCAGATCTCCCACGACATGGGGTTCGGCTTCGGTCTGAAGGCGTTTACGGCGGCCATTCTCGGCGGGATCGGGAACATTCCCGGCGCCATGCTGGGCGGCATTCTGCTCGGGGTCATCGAAGCCATGGGCGCGACATACATCTCCATGGCCTGGAAAGACGCCGTCGCCTTCGGCGTGCTGATCCTCATCCTTATCGTCCGGCCCACGGGCCTGCTCGGCGAGAGGGTCGCGGACAAGATATGA